Proteins from one Rhodothermales bacterium genomic window:
- a CDS encoding DUF2892 domain-containing protein, producing MDFASTPFARFIVSPAGRATRIGAGLALLIGGLARRDTAGGKTAAVLSLVPLAAGALDLCVLAPLFGAPLDGEAVRRAGS from the coding sequence ATGGATTTCGCCAGCACGCCCTTCGCCCGCTTCATCGTCAGCCCCGCCGGCCGCGCTACGCGCATCGGGGCCGGCCTCGCGCTCCTCATCGGCGGCCTCGCCCGGCGCGACACGGCCGGCGGCAAGACCGCAGCCGTGCTCAGCCTCGTCCCGCTCGCGGCCGGGGCGCTCGACCTCTGCGTGCTCGCGCCGCTCTTCGGCGCCCCGCTCGACGGCGAGGCCGTCCGCCGCGCCGGAAGCTGA
- a CDS encoding GMC family oxidoreductase — protein MELPRARSGHRSSPSSETYDYVIVGSGFGGSVAALRLAEKGYRVLVLERGKRFRDEDFARSTWNARRYLWAPALRCFGILQISPFKDVLVLHGAGVGGGSLGYAGVLMQPYDETFETPAWNDPIPWGDALRPHYDTARRMLGVARNPRLWPADHVMREIADELGRGDTFEPTPVGVYFGEEGETVPDPFFGGTGPARTGCIHCGGCMVGCRYDAKNTLVKNYLYLAEQGGAEVWAERLVQDIRPITGDDGARYEVVHRRSTRPLRRDTQRVRARNVILSAGALGTQRLLFRCRDVTGSLPDVSPRLGERVRTNSEALMGSVSRTPEPDYSKGVAITSIFYADDVTTVEPVRYPSGSGLMRYLSGPPIIADSFPARLAKSIVDIARRPKDFLRTHVLPGWADRATILLVMQTVDNRIRLRFGRSRWTGGRRDLISEPDDERTIPVHLPIAHEVTRRFAEKTNGIANGTVNEGLLDMPMTAHILGGCPYGRDAEEGVIGVDAQVHGYPGLYAVDGSMLPANPGVNPSLTITAMAELAMSRIPPKPGAQARAPIGIEEVAEPVAVP, from the coding sequence ATGGAACTCCCGCGTGCGCGCTCCGGCCACCGCTCGTCTCCCTCCAGCGAGACCTACGACTATGTCATCGTCGGCTCCGGTTTCGGCGGGAGCGTGGCGGCGCTCCGCCTCGCGGAGAAGGGCTACCGCGTGCTCGTGTTGGAGCGCGGCAAGCGGTTCCGCGACGAGGACTTCGCCCGGTCGACGTGGAACGCGCGGCGCTACCTCTGGGCCCCCGCGCTCCGGTGCTTCGGGATTCTGCAGATCAGCCCGTTCAAAGACGTGCTCGTCCTCCACGGCGCGGGCGTCGGCGGCGGCAGTCTCGGCTACGCGGGCGTGCTGATGCAGCCCTACGACGAGACGTTCGAGACGCCGGCATGGAACGATCCGATCCCGTGGGGCGATGCGCTCCGCCCGCACTACGACACGGCTCGGCGGATGCTCGGCGTCGCCCGCAACCCCCGCCTCTGGCCCGCCGACCACGTGATGCGCGAGATCGCCGACGAACTCGGCCGAGGCGACACGTTCGAGCCCACCCCGGTCGGCGTCTACTTCGGTGAGGAGGGGGAGACAGTGCCGGACCCGTTCTTCGGCGGCACGGGGCCGGCGCGGACGGGCTGCATCCACTGCGGCGGCTGCATGGTCGGCTGCCGCTACGACGCGAAGAACACGCTCGTCAAGAACTACCTCTACCTCGCGGAGCAGGGCGGCGCCGAGGTGTGGGCCGAACGGCTCGTGCAGGATATCCGCCCGATCACCGGCGACGACGGCGCGCGCTACGAGGTCGTCCACCGCCGCTCGACGCGCCCGCTCCGCCGCGATACGCAGCGCGTCCGCGCCCGGAACGTGATCCTTTCGGCCGGCGCGCTGGGCACGCAGCGGCTCCTCTTCCGCTGCCGCGACGTCACCGGCTCGCTCCCCGACGTGTCGCCCCGCCTCGGCGAGCGCGTCCGCACGAACAGCGAGGCACTCATGGGCTCGGTCAGCCGCACGCCCGAGCCGGACTACTCGAAGGGCGTCGCCATCACGTCGATTTTCTACGCCGACGACGTGACGACGGTCGAGCCCGTTCGCTACCCCTCGGGCTCGGGGCTGATGCGCTACCTCTCGGGGCCGCCGATCATCGCCGATAGCTTCCCCGCGCGGCTCGCCAAGTCCATCGTGGACATCGCCCGTCGCCCGAAGGACTTCCTCCGCACGCACGTCCTCCCCGGCTGGGCCGACCGCGCGACGATCCTCCTCGTGATGCAGACCGTCGACAACCGCATCCGCCTCCGCTTCGGCCGGAGCCGCTGGACCGGCGGGCGCCGCGACCTCATCTCGGAGCCCGACGACGAGCGGACGATCCCCGTCCACCTCCCGATCGCGCACGAGGTCACGCGCCGCTTCGCGGAGAAGACGAACGGCATCGCCAACGGCACGGTCAACGAGGGTCTGCTCGACATGCCGATGACGGCGCACATCCTCGGCGGCTGCCCCTACGGCCGCGACGCCGAGGAGGGCGTGATCGGCGTGGACGCGCAGGTGCACGGCTACCCCGGCCTCTACGCCGTCGACGGCTCGATGCTGCCAGCGAACCCCGGCGTCAACCCGAGCCTGACGATCACGGCGATGGCCGAACTAGCGATGAGCCGGATTCCGCCGAAGCCGGGGGCACAGGCGCGCGCACCGATCGGGATCGAAGAAGTGGCCGAACCCGTCGCGGTCCCGTAG
- a CDS encoding ABC transporter permease, translating to MRTILAIVRKEILQVLRDRIMLVQIFVPPILQLLILSQAMTFEVKHTDLALVDLDRSPASERLVERFTASGRFDVALYTASGDQADDALLEREAGAVLRIPAGFARDLGRGAAPTVQLVLNAEDGAAAGVVQSYAAQILAAFSRAELAPARSASSMRGVAVQTRTLYNPERGYLAYMAIGLLASLVTLVGILLTAQNIAREKEIGTLEQLNVTPITRGQFIAGKLIPFWALGLLELTLGLALIRFVFGIPFVGSVAVVYAGAAVYLLAALSLGLLVSTVAATQQQAMFVTFFVLVTFFFLGGIFTPVQSMPGWAQALAELNPIKHFAALLRAVLMKGAGLREVAGGIGAMALFAVVTLPLALARYRKTAA from the coding sequence ATGCGTACGATTCTTGCCATTGTTCGGAAAGAGATCCTCCAGGTCCTCCGCGACCGGATCATGCTCGTGCAGATCTTCGTCCCGCCGATCCTCCAACTCCTCATCCTCTCGCAGGCGATGACGTTCGAGGTGAAGCACACCGACCTCGCGCTCGTCGATCTCGACCGAAGCCCGGCGTCGGAGCGGCTCGTCGAGCGGTTCACGGCGAGCGGCCGGTTCGACGTCGCACTGTACACGGCGTCGGGCGACCAGGCCGACGACGCCCTGTTGGAGCGCGAGGCAGGGGCCGTGCTCCGCATCCCCGCCGGGTTCGCGCGCGACCTCGGCCGGGGCGCGGCACCGACGGTCCAACTCGTGCTCAACGCGGAGGACGGCGCGGCGGCGGGCGTCGTGCAGTCGTACGCCGCGCAGATCCTCGCTGCGTTCTCGCGCGCTGAGCTAGCGCCTGCTCGCTCTGCCTCGTCGATGCGGGGCGTGGCGGTGCAGACGCGGACGCTCTACAACCCGGAGCGCGGCTACCTCGCGTACATGGCGATCGGGCTGCTCGCGTCGCTGGTGACGCTCGTCGGCATTCTGCTGACGGCGCAGAACATCGCGCGCGAGAAAGAGATCGGGACGCTGGAGCAGCTCAACGTCACGCCGATCACGCGGGGGCAGTTCATCGCCGGCAAGCTGATCCCGTTCTGGGCGCTCGGCCTGCTCGAACTCACGCTCGGGCTCGCGCTTATCCGGTTCGTCTTCGGGATTCCGTTCGTGGGCTCGGTCGCCGTGGTCTACGCAGGCGCGGCGGTCTACCTCCTCGCCGCGCTCAGCCTCGGCCTCCTCGTCTCGACGGTTGCGGCGACGCAGCAGCAGGCGATGTTCGTGACGTTCTTCGTGCTCGTGACGTTCTTCTTCCTCGGCGGCATCTTCACCCCCGTGCAGTCGATGCCGGGGTGGGCGCAGGCGCTCGCCGAGCTGAACCCGATCAAGCATTTCGCGGCGCTGCTGCGGGCCGTGCTGATGAAGGGGGCCGGGCTCCGCGAGGTGGCCGGCGGCATCGGGGCGATGGCGCTCTTCGCCGTCGTTACGCTCCCGCTCGCCCTCGCGCGCTACCGGAAGACCGCGGCGTAG
- a CDS encoding ABC transporter permease: MSAFRSFVVKETRHILRDRQTLAVLLLMPVAMVLLFGFAIRTDVEGVRVVVVDPSRDARSLELTRAVASTTALRLVGVVASVDSVEPMLRAGEADVALVLPIGFARGVGRGTAEVLVVSDGTNANFAATAEGYVRTVVQAWSSERGGGAAVVRTATRMRFNPTLASENLFVPGLLAFVLTLVSALMTAISLAKEKETGTLEVLLVSPLRPFQIVVGKVVPYLVLAFVNAVSALGVAWLVFGVPVHGSIGLLLAAALVYVLVSLALGVVISSRTPDQRTAMMGALLGLLLPTLALSGFIFPIASMPGWLQPVTNIVPATWFIIIARGVMLKGVGLAVLWKEVLVICVFAVVLLAAGARSFNDRIG, from the coding sequence ATGAGTGCCTTCCGCAGCTTCGTCGTCAAGGAGACGCGCCACATCTTGCGCGACCGGCAGACCCTCGCCGTGCTCCTGCTGATGCCCGTCGCGATGGTCCTCCTCTTCGGCTTCGCGATCCGCACCGACGTCGAAGGCGTCCGCGTCGTCGTCGTCGACCCCTCGCGCGACGCGCGGAGCCTCGAACTGACGCGCGCCGTGGCCTCGACGACGGCGCTCCGGCTCGTCGGCGTGGTCGCGAGCGTCGACTCCGTCGAGCCCATGCTCCGGGCAGGCGAGGCCGACGTCGCCCTCGTGCTCCCGATCGGTTTCGCGCGAGGCGTCGGGCGCGGGACGGCCGAGGTGCTCGTCGTTAGCGACGGGACGAATGCGAACTTCGCCGCGACGGCCGAGGGCTACGTGCGGACCGTCGTGCAGGCGTGGTCGAGCGAGAGGGGCGGCGGCGCGGCGGTCGTGCGCACGGCGACGCGGATGCGGTTCAACCCGACGCTCGCGAGCGAAAACCTCTTCGTGCCCGGCCTGCTCGCATTCGTGCTCACGCTCGTTTCTGCACTCATGACGGCGATCTCGCTCGCCAAAGAGAAAGAGACGGGGACGCTCGAAGTGCTGCTCGTCTCGCCCCTGCGCCCGTTCCAGATCGTCGTCGGGAAGGTGGTGCCGTACCTCGTGCTCGCGTTCGTCAACGCGGTGTCGGCGCTCGGCGTGGCGTGGCTCGTCTTCGGGGTGCCGGTGCATGGGAGCATCGGACTGCTCCTCGCCGCCGCGCTCGTCTACGTCCTCGTCTCGCTCGCGCTCGGCGTCGTCATCTCGTCACGGACGCCGGACCAGCGGACGGCGATGATGGGCGCGCTCCTCGGCCTGCTGCTCCCGACGCTCGCCCTCTCCGGCTTCATCTTCCCGATTGCCTCGATGCCGGGGTGGTTGCAGCCGGTGACCAACATCGTTCCGGCGACGTGGTTCATCATCATCGCGCGTGGGGTGATGCTGAAAGGCGTCGGCCTCGCCGTGCTGTGGAAGGAGGTGCTCGTGATCTGCGTGTTCGCCGTCGTGCTCCTCGCCGCCGGCGCGCGCTCGTTCAACGACCGGATCGGGTAG
- a CDS encoding ABC transporter ATP-binding protein, with protein sequence MSDREPMIAKDDAAVWARDLTRTFGDFTAVDAITFSVAKGEVFGFLGANGAGKTTAMKMLTGLLAPSGGEAHTAGFDVATEPEAVKRRIGYMSQRFALYDDLTVRENVRFYGRVYGLVDRVIDERMATLLQQLGFEHTANERVGRLPLGWKQKLAFSVALLHEPDVVFLDEPTGGVDPVTRRQFWEMIYAAAARGTTVFVTTHYMDEAEYCDRVSIMVDGRIAALGTPAELKAQFGATSIEGVFVRLARPS encoded by the coding sequence ATGTCTGACCGCGAGCCCATGATTGCAAAGGACGACGCGGCCGTGTGGGCGCGCGACCTCACACGGACGTTCGGCGACTTCACGGCCGTAGACGCCATCACGTTTTCCGTGGCGAAGGGCGAGGTATTCGGCTTCCTCGGCGCGAACGGCGCGGGGAAGACGACGGCGATGAAGATGCTCACGGGCCTTCTCGCGCCCTCCGGCGGCGAAGCGCACACGGCTGGCTTCGACGTGGCGACGGAGCCCGAGGCGGTCAAGCGCCGGATCGGCTACATGAGCCAGCGCTTCGCGCTCTACGACGACCTCACCGTGCGCGAGAACGTCCGCTTCTACGGTCGGGTCTACGGGCTCGTCGACCGCGTGATCGACGAGCGGATGGCGACGCTCCTCCAGCAACTCGGCTTCGAGCATACCGCGAACGAGCGCGTCGGCCGGCTCCCGCTCGGATGGAAGCAGAAACTCGCGTTCTCCGTCGCGCTCCTCCACGAGCCCGACGTCGTCTTCCTCGACGAGCCCACGGGCGGCGTCGACCCCGTCACGCGCCGGCAGTTCTGGGAGATGATCTACGCCGCCGCCGCGCGCGGCACGACGGTCTTCGTCACGACGCACTACATGGACGAGGCGGAGTATTGCGACCGTGTCTCGATCATGGTCGACGGCCGGATCGCTGCGCTCGGGACACCCGCCGAGCTGAAGGCGCAGTTCGGCGCTACTTCCATCGAAGGCGTGTTTGTCCGTCTCGCTCGCCCCTCGTAA
- a CDS encoding ABC transporter ATP-binding protein, with the protein MPHAPAAVTVDGLVKRFDGTPALDGVSLAVEGGELFGVIGPDGAGKSTLFRLLVTVLLPDDGTATVDGLDIVRDYREIRRRVGYMPGRFSLYPDLTVRENLEFFASVFGTTVEAEYDFIAPIYAQIEPFDDRRAGALSGGMKQKLALSCALVHRPRVLVLDEPTTGVDAVSRVEFWDMLAELRAGGITTLVSTPYMDEAARCDRIALLQNGRLLRAPDTPEAVARAFAAPLARVRAEGDRAALLRTLRATNGVARADVFGEWVHITGTGAASREHAAALAASARRTLDAEGWTGVVAEPAEPSVEDVFMALMDDLDAAAEVRHV; encoded by the coding sequence ATGCCCCACGCTCCCGCCGCTGTCACCGTCGACGGCCTCGTCAAGCGCTTCGACGGAACGCCCGCGCTCGACGGCGTCTCGCTCGCCGTTGAAGGCGGCGAGCTGTTCGGCGTGATCGGCCCCGACGGGGCGGGGAAGTCAACGCTGTTCCGCCTCCTCGTCACCGTCCTCCTGCCCGACGACGGGACGGCGACGGTCGACGGGCTCGACATCGTGCGCGACTACCGCGAGATTCGCCGCCGCGTCGGCTACATGCCCGGCCGGTTCTCGCTCTACCCCGACCTCACCGTCCGTGAGAACCTAGAGTTTTTCGCCTCCGTCTTCGGGACGACGGTCGAGGCCGAGTACGACTTCATCGCGCCGATCTATGCACAGATCGAGCCCTTCGACGACCGCCGCGCGGGCGCGCTTTCGGGCGGGATGAAGCAGAAGCTCGCGCTCTCGTGCGCGCTCGTCCACCGCCCCCGCGTGCTCGTCCTCGACGAGCCGACGACGGGCGTCGACGCCGTCAGCCGCGTTGAGTTCTGGGACATGCTGGCCGAACTGCGGGCGGGCGGGATCACGACGCTCGTCTCGACGCCATACATGGACGAGGCCGCGCGCTGCGACCGGATCGCGCTCCTCCAGAACGGCCGGCTGCTCCGCGCGCCCGACACGCCCGAAGCCGTCGCCCGCGCGTTCGCCGCGCCCCTCGCTCGCGTTCGCGCCGAGGGCGATCGCGCCGCGCTCCTCCGCACGCTCCGCGCCACCAACGGCGTCGCTCGCGCCGACGTGTTCGGCGAGTGGGTCCACATCACCGGCACCGGCGCGGCGAGCCGGGAGCACGCCGCCGCCCTCGCCGCGTCCGCCCGCCGCACGCTCGACGCCGAAGGGTGGACCGGCGTCGTCGCCGAGCCCGCCGAGCCCTCAGTCGAGGACGTGTTCATGGCGCTAATGGACGATCTCGATGCCGCCGCCGAGGTTCGTCATGTCTGA